A window from Methanococcoides sp. LMO-2 encodes these proteins:
- the pfkC gene encoding ADP-specific phosphofructokinase — MEIGEWDSVYHKSYEDIRSSIGNVRGIFVAYNSNIDAIKHVGPEDIEHLLMNVDISEVREKVFEYPRQIDSPSDLVARLIIAMRDGKAAEVPTNTTEIHDWLTDHLVFDSARMGGQAGIISNLLASMGVEKVISYVPWLSEEQAEYFVDSDNLLFPVVEDEKLVLRHPKEAFDPDNSPKVNWILEFSKGMEVKFAGEHFVIPRDNRLIISSRPKWIRIDMAPEIYEKIPQLKADIDGAILAGYQMIKEEYEDGSTYMDYVEKAVNVIEELKEGNPDIRIHVEFTSIQNKVIRTAILNHIVRKHVHSLGLDTVEVANALNVLGFEELAYSVINKGENAIISLYEGAVKLLRDLDLERVHIHSLGFYICLVSKDCPVSVEDHRNALLFGSTVAAAKASLGEILSLESTELGLNVPVSDEGHGELEKLEKHLVRSGMSSMEDFENGCICTPWYDAIIVPTKVVSEPVATVGIGDAISAASFVGFLSKLK; from the coding sequence GTGGAAATTGGGGAGTGGGATTCTGTTTATCATAAGTCCTATGAGGACATTCGTTCTTCTATTGGAAATGTCAGGGGGATATTTGTTGCATACAACAGCAACATCGATGCGATCAAGCACGTAGGACCTGAGGATATTGAGCATCTGTTGATGAATGTGGATATCTCTGAGGTTCGGGAGAAGGTTTTCGAGTATCCGCGGCAGATCGATTCTCCTTCTGACCTTGTTGCAAGGCTTATCATAGCCATGCGTGACGGGAAGGCCGCCGAGGTGCCAACGAACACGACAGAGATTCATGACTGGCTCACGGACCATCTGGTCTTTGATTCTGCAAGAATGGGTGGTCAGGCTGGCATCATATCAAACCTTCTGGCATCCATGGGGGTCGAGAAGGTCATTTCCTATGTACCATGGCTTTCTGAGGAGCAGGCAGAGTATTTTGTTGATTCCGATAACCTGCTGTTCCCTGTGGTGGAGGATGAGAAACTTGTGCTCAGGCATCCGAAAGAGGCGTTTGATCCTGATAATAGCCCAAAGGTCAACTGGATCCTGGAATTCTCAAAGGGAATGGAGGTGAAGTTCGCGGGTGAGCATTTTGTTATCCCGAGGGACAACCGTTTGATCATTTCATCCAGACCGAAGTGGATACGTATCGATATGGCCCCCGAGATCTACGAAAAGATACCTCAGTTGAAGGCGGACATTGACGGTGCTATACTGGCAGGCTACCAGATGATCAAGGAGGAATATGAGGACGGTTCCACCTACATGGACTATGTTGAAAAGGCCGTGAATGTCATCGAAGAGCTCAAGGAGGGCAATCCTGACATCCGCATACATGTGGAATTCACCTCAATACAGAACAAGGTTATCAGGACAGCAATACTCAATCATATCGTCCGAAAGCATGTGCATTCCCTAGGACTTGACACCGTTGAGGTTGCCAATGCACTGAACGTTCTCGGTTTTGAGGAGCTGGCCTATTCTGTCATCAATAAGGGTGAGAATGCTATCATTTCACTTTATGAGGGGGCTGTGAAGCTTTTGAGGGACCTTGACCTTGAAAGGGTGCACATCCATTCCCTCGGGTTTTACATATGTCTTGTATCGAAGGACTGTCCGGTATCCGTTGAGGACCATCGCAATGCCCTGTTGTTCGGATCAACAGTTGCAGCCGCAAAGGCATCCCTGGGTGAGATCCTTTCCCTGGAAAGTACGGAGTTAGGTCTTAATGTTCCTGTGTCCGACGAAGGGCACGGGGAGCTTGAAAAGCTTGAGAAACACCTTGTAAGAAGCGGGATGTCCAGCATGGAGGATTTCGAGAACGGATGCATCTGCACTCCATGGTATGATGCGATCATTGTCCCGACAAAGGTGGTAAGTGAACCTGTTGCAACCGTGGGTATCGGAGATGCTATCTCTGCGGCTTCATTTGTGGGATTTCTTTCTAAGCTTAAGTGA
- a CDS encoding CBS domain-containing protein: MKVKDIMSSSVIVCSPEDPISSVAQLLKKENISGVPVVSDGDVVGIVSEGDLLKLLDVPEHGGLWLPSPFEVIEIPIRELISWEDTKRMLSDIGSKPIRDIMEKDVFSIGPESSVEDASRSMTKHKVNRLPVLDGNELVGIITRGDIIRGLAGI; this comes from the coding sequence ATGAAAGTAAAGGATATTATGAGTAGCAGTGTCATTGTGTGCAGTCCTGAAGATCCTATCAGCAGTGTTGCACAGTTGCTGAAAAAAGAGAACATCAGTGGAGTTCCTGTGGTCTCTGATGGTGATGTCGTAGGCATTGTGTCAGAGGGGGACCTGTTAAAGCTTCTGGACGTCCCGGAACACGGCGGGCTGTGGCTTCCAAGCCCTTTCGAGGTCATCGAAATACCAATACGTGAGCTCATCAGCTGGGAAGATACAAAGAGGATGCTTTCAGACATAGGGTCAAAACCTATCCGTGATATCATGGAGAAGGATGTTTTCAGCATTGGTCCGGAAAGTTCCGTTGAAGATGCTTCAAGATCAATGACAAAGCATAAGGTTAACAGACTTCCTGTACTCGATGGTAATGAACTTGTAGGTATTATCACACGCGGGGATATAATTCGCGGTCTTGCAGGTATTTAA
- the argJ gene encoding bifunctional ornithine acetyltransferase/N-acetylglutamate synthase, protein MKVIDGGICSVKGVRSYGIKPGKMGLAVIVAEGNAAGVFTRNKVIAAPLIVTREALEKNGKLAAIIANSGNANAFTGEEGLADAREMASILAGKLGVDSELIGVASTGVIGRKLDVGWINENVGEVVDSLTSSAQGNSKAARAIMTTDTVPKMAAVELSSNVCIGGIAKGSGMIEPNMGTMLGFVYTDAEVDSDVLDSCLKKAVDRTFNMIVVDGDTSTNDMVLLTATGASGVRPDIDEFQQGLEHVLTDLAKQIAKDGEGATRLIEAQVNGAVSLEDARLVAKAIVRSPLVKSAIFGKDPNWGRVVAAAGYSGADVDQSKISLAFSNGSDSAVLVDNGKIISEDSEMLGKLASIMGSPEVMIRVDLGIGDSSATAWGCDLTYDYVRINAEYTT, encoded by the coding sequence ATGAAAGTGATAGATGGCGGGATATGTTCAGTAAAAGGAGTTCGCTCCTACGGTATCAAGCCGGGAAAGATGGGACTTGCGGTGATCGTAGCCGAGGGTAATGCAGCAGGTGTTTTCACAAGGAACAAAGTGATAGCTGCTCCCCTTATCGTAACCCGTGAAGCTCTTGAGAAGAACGGAAAGCTGGCTGCAATAATAGCCAACAGTGGTAATGCTAACGCTTTTACCGGCGAGGAAGGTTTAGCCGATGCCAGGGAAATGGCATCTATTCTTGCAGGCAAACTCGGGGTTGACAGTGAACTTATTGGTGTAGCATCCACAGGTGTTATCGGACGCAAGCTTGATGTTGGCTGGATCAATGAAAACGTCGGGGAAGTTGTGGATTCGCTTACCTCATCAGCTCAGGGAAACAGCAAGGCAGCACGTGCTATCATGACAACGGACACAGTTCCGAAGATGGCTGCCGTTGAGCTGAGTTCCAATGTTTGCATTGGAGGCATTGCCAAGGGATCCGGAATGATCGAGCCTAACATGGGAACAATGCTGGGGTTTGTCTATACGGATGCTGAGGTTGATAGTGATGTCCTTGACAGTTGCCTGAAAAAAGCTGTGGACAGAACCTTCAACATGATTGTGGTGGATGGTGATACCAGTACCAATGATATGGTATTGCTTACAGCCACCGGTGCGTCAGGGGTCAGGCCTGACATCGACGAGTTCCAGCAGGGTCTTGAACATGTGCTGACAGACCTTGCAAAGCAGATCGCAAAGGACGGTGAGGGTGCCACACGGCTTATCGAGGCGCAGGTAAATGGTGCAGTTTCATTGGAAGACGCCAGGCTTGTTGCAAAGGCCATTGTCCGTTCACCGCTTGTCAAATCCGCAATCTTCGGAAAAGATCCGAATTGGGGGCGTGTCGTGGCAGCGGCAGGTTATTCCGGTGCGGATGTTGATCAGTCAAAGATCTCACTTGCATTTTCTAATGGTTCGGATTCTGCAGTCCTTGTAGATAATGGCAAGATCATATCAGAGGACAGCGAAATGCTAGGTAAGCTAGCTTCCATCATGGGCAGCCCGGAGGTTATGATCAGGGTTGACCTTGGCATTGGGGATTCGTCTGCAACAGCATGGGGTTGCGACCTGACGTATGATTATGTGAGGATAAATGCAGAGTATACAACTTGA